TGGCGCGCGCAAAATTGCCGCCAAGCCCGATGAAAGCCTTTGCCCGGCCCGAAATCATGGCGCCAATGGCTTCGACCACGTTATGTCCGCGATTGCGCGGCATTTTCACGCCGATCTCCCGCTCCAGCGCGTCGATCAGCGCTTTCGGGGCTTTCTCATTGATCCCGACCGTCCGGTCGCCCTGGACGTTGGAATGACCGCGCACCGGGCAAAGCCCCGTGCCGGGCCGCCCGATATTGCCGCGCAGGAACATCAGACTGGCGATCTCGCGGATCGTCGCGACCGAATGGCGGTGCTGCGTGACCCCCATCGCCCAGGTGCAGATCACCTTATCTGCGGCCAGATAGACTCCGGCCGCGCGGGTGATTTCCTCCAGCGTCAGGCCGGACTGTTCGAGAATCTGATCCCAGTCGGTGGCATCGACCTCGACCTTCCAGGCGTCAAATCCGTGGCAATGCTCCCGGATAAAGGCGTGATCAATCACCGAAGGGCGGCCATCGGCCAGCGCCTGGTCTTCGGCCGCGAAAACCAGTTTGGCGATGCCTCTGACCGCCGCCATATCGCCGCCAAGCCGTGGCTGATAGTAATCGGTCGAGGTCGGCTCTGATCCGCCAAAGATCATTTCCAGCTTGTTCTGCGGATCGGCGAAACGCTGAAGTCCCTTTTCTTTCAGCGGGTTGAACACCACCACTTTCGCGCCCCGCGCAGTCGCTTTGCGCAGATCGGCCAGCATACGCGGGTGATTGGTGCCTGGGTTTTGCCCGATCACGAAAATCGCATCCGCCGCTTCGAAATCCTCGAGCAGCACCGTGCCCTTGCCGATGCCGATCGCTTCGGTCAGCGCCACGCCCGAGGCCTCGTGGCACATGTTCGAACAGTCGGGGAAGTTGTTGGTGCCGTAAAGCCGCACGAAAAGCTGGTAGAGGAACGCCGCCTCGTTTGACGCCCGCCCCGAGGTGTAGAATTCGGCCCGGTCCGGATCATCCAGCGCATTCAGCGCGGCGCCGATGGCGGCAAAGGCTTCCTCCCAGCTGGTCTGGCGATAACGGTCGCTGGCCGTATCATAGACCATCGGATGGGTGAGCCTGCCCTGATGTTCAAGATCGAAATCCGACCAGCCGCGCAGTTCGGTGACGGTATGGGCGGCAAAGAAATCGGGCGTGACACGTTTTTGGGTCGCCTCCCAGGCCACCGCCTTGACGCCGTTTTCGCAAAATTCGAACGAAGAGCCATGTTCCGGGTCGCCCCAGGCGCAGCCCGGGCAGTCAAATCCGTCGGGCTGGTTCGCCCTGAGCATGGTCCGTGCGCCGGCCAGGGGGTTGCCGGTCGCAAGCAGCCGCTTGCCACAGCTTTTCAGCGCGCCCCAGCCGCCAGCCGCTGCCGAAGACTTGCCGATAAACTCGTTCTTGCCCATGACGGCCCCTTTTTCGCGCGCAAAGCCCCCTCGCCCGTCGCGGGACGGTGGAGAATGAGGCCGGATTTCTGGCTGACAGCTGCCGGAGGCCGCCTGTCCTCGGCGGTCAGAGACCGGCGGGCGAGGCAAAAGCGCAAGGGTTGCCCCGGTGAAATAGCGCAGGGGGCAGGAATTCCAAGTGTCAGATGCGCCTTTTCAGGCAGTCATACGACATTTGCTTATTTTCCCATCAGGAATGTGTCTTTCTTGCCAGTGGTTGTGACGCCATGTTCCGGCACAGCCCCCGGGCCGAGGTTGACAAATGCCGGCATTCCCGCCGGACTGCGGCACATGGCGACCGTTATAGACACCAAGATTCACCCCCCGCTCTTACGGTCGACGCTCTTGCGGCGCGAGGCGGCCCTTGCGCTGATGGATCAGGCGCTGGCGCATCCGCTGACGGTCCTGCGCGCGCCGGCTGGGTTTGGAAAAACGACATTGGTGGCACAATGGGGCGCCGGGCTTGAGGAAACGGGTTTCGCCTGGCTTTCGCTGGATCCAATGGCCGACAGCGGCAGATCGTTCATCCTGCATCTGATCCGCGCGGTCGGGCGCGCCTTGCCCGCGCCTGACATGGCGCTGCAGAACCTGATCACCTCGGAATCCCTGTCTGCGACCGGCGCGCTTGCGGCACTTGTCGCAGCGGTTCTGGCAGCCGGGCGGCCCCTGGTCCTCGTGCTTGATGACCTTCACCGCCTGACCTCTGCAGAAGCCCTCGCCTTCCTGCAATCGCTGATTGATCACGCGCCCTCCCGGCTCCATATCGTGCTGATCTCGCGCAGCGATCCGCCTTTGCATCTGGCGCATCTCCGGGCGCGCGGGCAGCTGGTCCGTATCCCCGACAGCGCGCTGCGCTTCTCGCGGGCCGAGACGGCGGATTTCCTGCATGAAAGCCTCGGGCTCACGATGGAACCCGCAGAGCTGACGACGCTCCATACCCGGACCGAGGGCTGGATCGCGGCGCTGCAACTCGCCGGTCTCGCGATGAATGAGGAAGGCGACCGGCCGGGCTTTCTTGCACGGTTTTCCGGCGCAGATGGTGATATTGCCGCCTTTCTGGGCCAGGAGGTTCTGTCGCGGCTGCCCGGCGATATGATGGATTTCCTCAGCCGCAGCGCGGTACTGGAATGGTTCGATGCCGATCTGGCGGCGCAGGTGACCGGGCATCAGGATGCAGCGGCGATGATCCGGCGCATCGACCAGGCGAACCTGTTCCTTGTGGCGCTGACGCCCTCGCGCACGACCTTCCGCTACCATCACCTTTTTGCCGATCTCTTGCGCAGCCTGCCCCGCACCGCCGAACTGGCCCCGGCGCTGAACCGCGCCGCCGCCGATTGCCTTTCCGCACGCGGGCTGGAAATCGACGCGGTGCATTATGCCCTGGCGGCGGGTGATACGCTGCGCGCGGCCGAACTGGTCGAGACCTGCTGCATGGCGGCAGTCAAGCTCGGCCAGATCACCCGGCTGCGCGCCTGGCTTGAACGGCTGCCGCCGGGCGTGAATGACAGCCGGCCGCGTTTGCTGCTGGCCCAGGCCTGGGTCTATTTCCATTCCAGCGCGCCGCGCCGGGCGCTGACCTGCGTGCGTGCCGCCCGCGATCTCCTGCGCCAGACGCAGTCTGACGCAGCTTTGCCGCGCGAGACCCATGCCGCGCTCTGGGCCGAGATGCAGGTGCTGGGGGTAGGCGCGCTTTCGGCCGGGGAACGCTCTGCCCGGGCGCGGCGGATGGCGCTGACCCTGTTGCCCGGCCTGCCGCATCAGGAACATTTCCTGCGCGGCACGCTGAACAATGTGCTCGGGTTTTGCGAGTATCCGCTGGGCAGCCTTGGCCCCGCGCGCCTTGCCTGTAGCCGGGGCCGCGCGGCGCATGAACAGGCCGGATCGGTCTTTGGCATGGCCTATTCCGAGCTGATCCTCGGGCTGATCGAGAAATCCGCCGGCAATCTGCAAATCGCGCGTCAGCATTTCGCCTCTGGCGCCGATATGGCGCGCGAGGCGCTTGGCGCGGGATCTTATGCCGAGGCGATGGCTGCGGTCTTCCAGGCCGAGCTTGCCTATGAAAGCGACGATCTCGACGCCGCCGCGCGACACCTGGCCGACCATCGCGGTGAGATGGAGGCTTTTGGCCTTGTGGTCCATGAGATGACGGTGCGCCTGTCAGCTGCGCGGCTGTCGGCGGCGCGGGGCGAGACGGCAGCCGCCATCGCGATCCTCTCCGAGGCCGAGGTTTCCGGCGCCCGCAACCATTACCGCCGGCTGGTCGCTTCAGCGCTGAACGATCATGTCCGGCTCTTGCTGGCCGGGGGCAATGCGGCGCTGGCGCGGGGTGTGCTGATGGCGCGCGGCGTCAGCGAAGACAGCAGTGAGAGCCCCGGCGCGCCTTCGACCGCGCATGAGATGGAACAGATCGCGCTTTCACGGGTGCTGATCGCCGAAGGCACTGCCGCCGCCGCGCATGAGCGTCTGACCCGCATCGTCGGGCGGCTGCGCTATTCGGGGCGGCTCAGACGGCTGGTGCAGGTTCAGGCGGTGAACGCCATCGCCGCGCTGAACGCCGGCGAGCGCATGGCCGCCCTGAATGCGATTTCCGAAGCTGTCGAGACCGCTTTTCGTCAGGGCGCGCTGCGCAGCCTGCTGGATGAGGGCGCAGCCCTTGCGCGGGTGATCGACTGGGCAAGGCCGCGCATCCCGTCCTGGTCGCGTGACGTGGCGCTTTCCGCCTTTGTCACGGGCCTCCATTCCCGGCTGGCTCCCTCAGCACCTGCTGCCGGGCCACAGACCCAGGCCCCGCCACCGCTCCTGTCGCCAAAAGAGGCCGAGGTCGCGGCGGCCTTGCAGGCCGGAGCTTCGAACCGCGAGATTTCCGAACAGCTTGCGATTTCGATGGATACGGTGAAATGGCATCTGAAGAATATTTTCTCCAAGCTTGGTGTCTCCAGCCGCATTCAGGCGGTGCTGGCCTTGTCGGCCAGGGGAGACCGCCCGGACCCCCACCCGAAAGGGTGGTGAAGATTTTTCGCCACCCCCACCCCTAAGGGAGGCGCGTCCCCTTTAACCCTCGCCTAGCCTCCTCCCCGTAAGACCTGAGAATCTCTGGGCGGGAGAAACGCGCGATGACCACCGGCCTCGTGTCGCATGAGCTGTATCACTGGCATAATACCCAGAACTGGAACCTGGTTTTCCCGCCGGGCCTGACGGTGCAGCCGGGCGAACATGTCGAAAACCACGAGACCAAGCGGCGGATCCGCAATCTGCTCGAGGTCTCCGGCCTGCTGGATTACCTCGCACCGATCAGACCGCGCCCCGCGACGGAGGATGAGATCGCGCGTTTTCACACCCGCGAGCATATCGCGAAGATCAGGGCGATCAGCGAGGCGGGCTGGGGCGATGCCTCATACCTCACGCCACTTGGCGCCGGGAGTTTCGACATCGCGCTGCTGGCGGCGGGCGGCACGATTGCCGCGATGGATGCGGTGCTGACCGGCCAGGTGCAGAATGCCTATGCCCTGGTGCGCCCGCCGGGACATCATGCCGAGCGCAATATCGGCATGGGGTTCTGCCTTTTCGGCAATGTGCCGGTGGCGATCATGCATGCCCAGGCGACGCATGGCCTGGGCCGTGTCGCGACAGTGGACTGGGATGTCCACCACGGCAACGGCACCCAGGACGCGTTTTATGACAGCGGCGATGTGCTGACGATCTCGCTGCATCAGGATCGGCTTTACCCGACCCATTCCGGCCTGCATTCCGAGCGCGGCACCGGCAAAGGCGAGGGCTACAATCTCAATATCCCGCTGCCGCCGGGCTGCGGCAATGGCGCCTATATCGAGGCGTTCCGCCGTGTCGTCCTGCCCGCGCTCGAGCGTTACAAGCCCGATCTGATCGTGGTGCCCTCAGGGTTCGACGCCTGCGCGGTCGACCCGATGGGGCGGATGATGGTGACCTCGGAAGGCTATCGCCAGATGACCGCCATGCTGATGGAGGCCGCCGACCGGCTGTGCGGCGGGCGTCTCATGATGTCACATGAGGGCGGATATTCGGCGATGTATGCCCCCTATTGCGGCCTTGCCGTGCTGGAAGAAATGAGCGGGATCCGCACCCATGTCAGCGACCCCTGGGCCGAACATGCAGGCTGGGGCCAGCAGGAATTGCAGCCACATCAGGCCGCGATGATTGCCGATTCGGCGGCGCTTCTCGACGCGATCAGATAAAAAACACATATAAAACAATAGGGAAATGGTCATGAAAACGCTGAAACTGGCAGCCCCAAATGTGATCCCCGGGCGGCGGACATTCCTCAAGGGCGTCGCCGGCTTCGGCGGTGCAGCGGGCGCGATGCTTGCGGGTATGAATGACGGCGCCCGCGCGCAGGGCAGCGCCATCCCGGTCGGCCAGGCGGCCCCCCTTACCGATTTCGCCGCCGCTGACGGGGTCGAGTTTCGCAACGGTCTGATCATGGCCTGTGACGAGATCAACGCGCTTGGCGGCATTCTCGGCCGCCCGCTGGAGCCTCAGTTCGAGGATACCAAGCAGATGGGCGATGCCACCAACGTCCAGGCCGTGCAGCGTCTGATCGACCGCCACGGCGTCCATGCGGTGATAAACGGCTATAATGTCGGCTCCGGCTCGGCGATCCCCGATGTCATCGCCGACAGCGGCATCATCTATGTCCATTATGACGCAACTTTGGGTCATACGAGCCTCATTGAATCCGACCCCGAGCGCTATTTCGGCTCCTTCCAGGGCTGTGCTGCGGAATACTGGTACGGGCCGGGTTTCCTCGATTTCCTGAAATCGCTGGAGGCGAATAAGGAATTTACCCGTCCGAACAACAAGATGGCGGTGATCCTTTCGGCGGGCGTCTATGCCGCGAATATCGCCAATGGCGTCAAAGAACGTGCCGCGGAATATGGCTGGGAGATTTCCATGTTCGAGACGGTTTCCGTGCCGATCTCGGAATGGGGTCCGACACTGGCGAAACTGCGTGAAGATCCGCCGGCAGTGATCTGCATCACCCATTTCTTCCCCGCCGATCTGGCGCAGTTCATGGTGCAATTCGCGCCCAACCCCACGAATTCGCTGATCTATATGCAATATGGCCCGATGGTCCCCGCCTTCCGCGAGATTGCCGGCAAGGCATCGGAAGGGGTGATCTATGCAACCCTGGTGGGCGATCTTCAGGATGAGATCGGGCTGGATTTCGAGAAACGTTTCAAAGAGCGGTTCGGCGAGGCTGCGGGCCATAATTCCGGGGCGCAACCTTATGATGGCGCCTATCTCTGGGCCGTGGGCGCGGCGCTCGCAGGGGGCAGCGGCGAGCCGGATAATGCCGACCAGAACCGCCTGGTCGCCGACCGGATGCGGAACCTGATCTATCGCGGCGTCTGTGGCACCACGCGGATGAACCCGGCAAACAACGCCGCGCGCGCCTTCCCGACCGAAGTGAACGACCCCTCGCTCGGCATGCCGCATCAGTTCCTGCAGATTCAGGATGCGGCCGTGGGCGGTAAGCTGATCGCGCCCTGGCCCTATGCGACCGGCCCCTATGTGAAACCGTCCTGGCTGAAATGACGGAGCCCGCGACGATCCTCGCCTGCGAGGGGGTGACCAAACAATATGGCGCGCTGAAAGCCGTCAACGCGCTGGACTTCACGGTCCGGCGCGGCGAGGTGCTGGGGATCGGCGGGCCGAATGGTGCGGGAAAGACCACGCTTTTCGACGTGCTCTCCGGCCTCTCGCCCGCGACCGCCGGTCGGGTGCTGCTGGCTGGCAAAGAGATCACCGCTGACGCCCCCGACCGCATCTGTCATCAGGGCCTTGCACGAACCTTCCAGCTGAATGCGGCCTTTGATTCCATGTCATTGCGCGACAATGTGCGGCTGGCGGCGCAATTCGGGCGCCGCGCGCGGGCGATGCCCGGGCTGCGGCTTTCACGCGCGACGCAGGAGGCCGCCGATCAGGCGCTGGACTTCGTGGGGCTGACCCCGCGCGGGGCGACACTCGCGGGCCAGGCGCCGGTGATCGACCGTAAACTGCTGATGATCGCCTCGGCTTTGGCGACCGATCCGAAGATCCTGCTGATGGATGAACCGGTCGGCGGCCTGACCCATGCCGAGACCGATGTGATCATGGATTGCGTCCAGAGGCTGAAGGCGCGCGGCGTGACAATCATCCTGATCGAGCATGTGATGCGCTTTCTCGTAGGCCTGTCCGAACGCGTGATGATCCTCCATCACGGTGAGAAGATTTTCGAAGGCCCGCCCGGCGGACTGGTCGAAGATGCCACTGTGGTTGATGTCTATCTCGGGGCCGGCGCCTCTGAACGCTTGCGCGGCCATCTCAATGGAGGTGCCGCATGAGCCTGTTGGAAATCAGCGGTCTCGAGGTCACTTATGGTGTGCAGCGGGTGATAAGCGGCATTTCGCTGACGGTCAAAGAGGGCGAATTCGCGGCGCTGGTCGGCCCGAACGGGCATGGGAAAACCACGGTTCTGCGCGCGATTTCAGGCCTTGCCCGCGCACGCGCCGGTGAGATCCGCCTTGACGGCCAGTCGCTGACCCGCGCGCGGCCCGACCGCATCGTCGCGGCGGGCGTCATCCATGTGCCGCAGGGCGATCTCTTGTTTCCGGGCATGTCGGTGCTCGACAATCTCAGGATGGGCGCCTACCTCCCCGAGGCTGCGCGCGATGAGGCACGCCGTCTTGATGAGGTCTTTACGCTGCTGCCGAAACTGCGCGACCGGCAGGCTCAGACTGCCTCGACCCTTTCAGGTGGCGAGCGGCGCATGGTCGGGATCGGGCGCGGGCTGATGGCGGGCGGGCGGATCCTGATGCTCGATGAACCCTCTCTCGGGCTCGCCCCCATCGTGATTGACCAGATCTATGAGCTGGTGCAGGCGCTGGCGAAATCGGGGCGCACTATTCTGGTGGTCGAGGAAAATGCCATTCGCATCGCGGATATGGCTGACCGGATGCATCTTCTCGACAATGGCGCCATCGCCTGGTCGGGAACGGGGCAGGAGTTCCTGTCTTCTCCGGAAATTTTCGCCACATATCTGGGGGGCTGAGCCATGGATATCGCAACCCAGATCCTGATTTCCGGGCTGACCCTCGGCGCGGTCTATGCCGTTTCAACGATCGGCCTTGCGCTGATTTACGGCGCACTGAACATGCTGAACATGGCGCAAGGCGGTCTGCTGGCGCTTGGCGGCTATATCGCCATGTGGGGGATGCAGGCGATGGGCTGGCCCGCACCGCTGGCCGCACTGGCCGCAATGGCGGCGGGAGCGGTGGCGGGCGGTCTGATCTTTGTCGCGGCCGCGCGGCCGATCCTTGGTGGCGAAGGCTTCGAGACCCGCATCTTCATCGCCACCATCGGCATCGGGCTGATGCTGGAAAGCGTGATCCTCAAGACCTTTGGCCCACAACCCCAGGCGCAGAGCCTTAAGCTTGAAGGCGGCATCATGATCGGCCAGGTCAACCTGCCCTGGCAAAATGTGCTGATCTTTGTCACAGCTCTGTTGATGCTGGTGCTGGTGGCGGGAATGCTGAACCGCTCGCGCCTCGGGCGGGCGATCCGGGCGACCTCGATGAACCGTGATGCAGCGCAGCTGATGGGTGTGCCGATCCGCCGGATCTACCTGACGATCCTGATGCTCTCGGGCGCACTGGCGGCGCTGTCGGGGATCATGATCTCGTCAATGTCGGGGCTGTTGCCGAATATGGGGGCGGACCCGATGCTGAAAGCCTTCATCATCTGTGTCGTGGCGGGGTTGGGGAATGTGCCGGGCGCCGCGCTGACCGCCTTTGCCATCGGTATGCTTGAGGCGGTCATCCAATACATCTTCGGCGTACAATATGCCTTCGCGATCCTGCTTTGTCTTGTGATCGCAGTGCTGATCTGGAGACCCCAGGGCGTCTTTGGCCAGAAAGAAGTGGTGCGGCTATGATCCGGTCTCCTGTCAGACGCGATGTCGTGATTGCGCTGGTGCTGTTTCTTCTGATGCTGGCGGTGCCATTGCTGACCGGCACCCGCTATGTGCTGACGCAGCTGACGGTTTTCTTCATCTGGGCGGTGGTGGCGAGCCAGTGGAACCTGGTTCTGGGCGTCGCGGGGATCTTTTCACTGGCGCAGATGGCGCTGTTCGCGGTCGGTGCCTATGCGACCGCGATGCTGGCCTATTATATCGGGCTGATGCTGCCCGCCGCGATGCTGCTGGCCGCCCTGGTGACGGTAGGTGTCTCGCTGGTGATCGGCTTTGCCTGCCTGAGGCTGAAAGGCCCCTATGTGGCGCTGCTGACGCTGGCGATTGGCCAGGTCATGTATCTTCTGGTCGTGAACGACACCGCCTGTTTCACCACGCCCGCCTCGGGCTGTCTGCCTTTGTTCGGCGGCGCGCGCGGCTTTTCGCGGTTCGGAGATCTGGGCTTTCGCGATCTTCTCGGCTCGAAATGGTATATCGGGCATTACTATACCGGGCTGGTGCTGCTGCTTGCCGCGCAGCTGTTCTGCATCGCGATCATCCATGGCCCGCTGGGACTGGCCTTTCGGGGCCTGCGCGACAATCCCGGCCTTGCACTGGCACGCGGCGTGTCGCGGATGCGCTATCAGCTCTGGGTCTTTGGCCTTTCCGCCTTTTTCACCGGCCTTGCCGGCGCCTTTCATGCCGCGCATTTCGGCGTGGTCGGGCCGACTGCTTTTGCATTCGCGATGCTTCTCTTCATCCTTGCGATGATCGTGGTCGGCGGGCTTGGCACCACATGGGGGCCCCTGATCGGCGCCGCGCTTCTGATGTGGGCCGATGAGGGGCTGCGCGAAGTGTCGGACTGGCGCGAGATCGGCATCGGGCTTGTGCTGGCGGGCTGCGTGATCCTTTTTCCCAAAGGGCTTGCCGGAATCCGGTTCAGGTTCGGCCAGGGGCGCGGTCAGAGACCGGATGCACCACCTGCGCCCCCGCCTCATACCAGGCCGGTCTGACCGTCCGGAGCCGGGAAAATCACCGCCCCCCATCGGCGGGCGATCCAGTGCGGGCAGCGGGGGCCGGTAAGGCACAGGCCCCCGCCATGGGTCGGGCAAAGGGAGCAGCCCGGCCGGGGAAAGAAGCGCCCGGATCCCGGGCAGTCAGATCGCCTGAGGCCGGAAATCCGCATCGCGCGCGGGCATCACATTGCGCAAAAGCGTGATGGATTTCTCGAGACCTTCGCGCGAATTCAGCAGCACATCCTCATGCTCGATTGAGAGCCAGCCATCATACCCCGCCATCTTCAGCCGATAGCAGAACTGCCGCCACCATTCCTCGCCATGGCCGAAGCCGAGCGTGATGTAAGACCAGCTGCGGGCCGGAATATCCATCAGACCGCCGTTTTCCAGCAGGCTGGTGGTTGCCTGTTTCGGCGCATTGAGGAAGGTATCCTTGGCATGGACATGAAAGATCGCCTCGCCAAGCGCCCCGGCTGCGGCCAGAGGGTCGGCCCCCATCCAGAACAGATGGCTCGGGTCGAGATTGGCGCCGATCACCGGCCCGACCGCATCCCGCAGCTTCAGAAGCGAGGGCACGTTATAGACGCATTGATTGCCATGCATTTCGAGTGCGATCTGCGACACGCCCGAGGCCGTCGCCAGATCAGACATCTCGCTCCAGAACGGGATCAGCTTTTCATGCCATTGCCATTCGAGGATCTTTTGCGTCTCGGGCGGCCAGCTTGCCACGACCCAGTTCGGCATCAGATCCCCCTCGCGCCCGGCCGGCAGACCCGACATGGTCACGATCTTCGTGATCCCCATATCGCCCGCGATGCGGATGGTATCGCGCAGGCATTCCGCCTGATGCGGTTCGGTCGGATGCAGCGGATTGCCGTTTGCATTCAGGCAGATCAGCTCCAGTCCGCGATCTGCAAAGGCCTTCATGAAGGCTTTGCGCGCGCCGGCATCGCGCGTCATCAGCGCAAGGTCGAAATGCGGCGCGGTCGACCAGCCGCCGGTATTGACCTCAAGCCCCGCGACGCCAAGACGGGCAGCCGTCTCCAGCACGCCTTCAAAGCTGTCTCCGCCGAGACTGTCTGTTACAAAACCAAGCTTCATGGTCAGTCTGTCCTTTTGCGGTAGAAATCCGGCTGCGCGATCATTTCAACGACAACCCGCCGCCCCTCTTTCAGCGAGGTCACCCCGGCCTCGGCAATCACCGATGCGGCGTAACCATCCCAGGCATTGGCCCCATCCGCCGGAAAGACCCCGCTGCGGACAAAGTCGATGAAAGCGCGGTTCTGGCGGCGATAGGCCTCGGCAAAGCGCGGGCGCCAGTCGGCGGCATAGGTGGTGACCTGTTGCAGGCCGCGGTCGATGCGCGAATGCAGCGGGGCGGAAAGCGAAACCGCACCGGTTTCCCCGACCAGCTCGCCGCGCACGTCATAGCCATAGGCGGCGTTGTTATTCACCTCGATGGTGACGACCTGGCCCTGGTCCGTTTCCAGCACCATCACCACGGGCCCGACCCTGCCACTGGCGAGTTGCGGCGAGAAGGCCGTCACGGCGACATAATCCGTTCCCAATACGAAACGGGTCGCGTCGAATTCATGCGGCGCGGAATTGGTGATCGCCATATCGGCGGTGAAATCGGCGGCGGGGTTTTCGACATTGCGGTGGAAGTTGTGCATCATCACCGCGCGCCCGATCAGCCCGTCGCGCAGTGCGCCGCGCATCTCCTGGTAGGACTGGTCATAGCGGCGCATGAAGCCAAGCTGCACTGACTGACGGCCGCTGGCCTCTTCCGCCGCCATGACCTCAAGGCATTCCGATGAAAGCGGCGAGAGCGGCTTTTCGCAAAGCACCGGCTTTCCCGCCGCAAGGCAGGCTTTGGTCAGCGGCGCATGGGTGAAATCGGGGCTGGCGATCAGCACGGCGTCGATATCGGCACGCGCAATCAGCGCGTCCGCATCGGTGCCGGCCCCGGCGCCATAAGCGCGGGCGAGCGTCTCTGCACGATCTGCCGAAGCATCGACCACAAGGCGCAGTTCTGCCCCCGGCAGGTCTTCGGCGAAGATCTTCGCGTGATCGGCCCCCATAATCCCGGCGCCGATAATTCCAATTCTGACAGTCATTTATGTCATTCCTACCGTTTCACAGCCCATTGCCGCAGCACCCGATCGCCAAGCGCCGCCACGACCACGATCACCCCCAGCGTGAGGATGAACCATTGCGGCCTGACCCCCATCACCACCAGATAGGACTGGATCGACGAGAGCACGAAAGCCCCCGTAAGCGCGCCCGGCAGCGACACCCGCCCGCCCGCCAGCAGACAGCCGCCCAGAACGCATGAGGCAATCGCCTGCAACTCCATCAGCCGCCCCATCGAGCCATCGGCAAAGCCCAGCTTGCCGGCTTCGAGCCCTCCGGCGAGGCCCGCAAGCAGGCCGCAGATCACGAAGGCCGAGAATTTGATACGGTCGACGCGGACGCCGCGCGAATGGGCGCTTGCGGCCGAGCCGCCGACCGCCAGCAGACGATTGCCGAAAGGCGTGGCGCGCAGAAGGATCATCAGAACGACGAGGCTTACCCCCAGCCAGATCAGTCCGGTGTTGAAGCCGAGAATATCGCCGCCGCCAAAGAGCCAGTAGGTAAAGCCCCCGCGCGCCGCATAGGGGATCGAGAAGGAAAATCCGTCGGTCAGTGCAATCGCGATGCCGCGAAATATCATCAGCGATCCGAGCGTGATGATCAGCGAAGGTGTGCCGGTTTTCGTGATCAGCCAGCCATTGAAAGCCCCGATCAGCCCGCCCACCGTCACCGCCGCCAGCATCGCAATCGCCGGGTCGATCCTGAGCGCCAGCCAGAGGTAGACCAGCGCGCCCATTCCGAAGGTCGATCCGACCGAGATGTCGATCTCGCCGGTGCCGATCACCAGCGCCACGCCCAGGGTCATCAGACCGAGCGTCGCCGTGACCTGCAAAATAGTCGCGAAATTATAGAGATTGGCCCAGCGACCATCGGAACTGGTGGCGAAGAACACCACCAGAAGGCCCGCGATCAGAAAGATGCCGATCTCGGAATGGCGCCGTACCAGGCGTTTGAACCCTTGCGCCGCCATCAGACGGTCTCCCGCTTTTCGACCTTGCGGCCACCCTGGCGGATGACCTCCTCCAGTTCGTCGGCGGTCATGGCACTGGTGGCGGCGTCTTCGATCTTTTCGCCGTTTTCCATAATGATGATCCGGTCGGCGAGCTTATGGACCTGGAAGATGTCATGGGTGATATAGATCACCAGCAACCCCTGTTCCTTCAGCGCCAGGGCGAGTTCATTGACATGTTCACGCTCGCGCACGGAAAGGTGGTTCGTGGGCTCATCCATGATGACAACGCGGTTCCTGAACGCAACCG
This DNA window, taken from Rhodobacter sp. 24-YEA-8, encodes the following:
- a CDS encoding ABC transporter substrate-binding protein; its protein translation is MKTLKLAAPNVIPGRRTFLKGVAGFGGAAGAMLAGMNDGARAQGSAIPVGQAAPLTDFAAADGVEFRNGLIMACDEINALGGILGRPLEPQFEDTKQMGDATNVQAVQRLIDRHGVHAVINGYNVGSGSAIPDVIADSGIIYVHYDATLGHTSLIESDPERYFGSFQGCAAEYWYGPGFLDFLKSLEANKEFTRPNNKMAVILSAGVYAANIANGVKERAAEYGWEISMFETVSVPISEWGPTLAKLREDPPAVICITHFFPADLAQFMVQFAPNPTNSLIYMQYGPMVPAFREIAGKASEGVIYATLVGDLQDEIGLDFEKRFKERFGEAAGHNSGAQPYDGAYLWAVGAALAGGSGEPDNADQNRLVADRMRNLIYRGVCGTTRMNPANNAARAFPTEVNDPSLGMPHQFLQIQDAAVGGKLIAPWPYATGPYVKPSWLK
- a CDS encoding ABC transporter ATP-binding protein — translated: MTEPATILACEGVTKQYGALKAVNALDFTVRRGEVLGIGGPNGAGKTTLFDVLSGLSPATAGRVLLAGKEITADAPDRICHQGLARTFQLNAAFDSMSLRDNVRLAAQFGRRARAMPGLRLSRATQEAADQALDFVGLTPRGATLAGQAPVIDRKLLMIASALATDPKILLMDEPVGGLTHAETDVIMDCVQRLKARGVTIILIEHVMRFLVGLSERVMILHHGEKIFEGPPGGLVEDATVVDVYLGAGASERLRGHLNGGAA
- a CDS encoding ABC transporter ATP-binding protein, with protein sequence MSLLEISGLEVTYGVQRVISGISLTVKEGEFAALVGPNGHGKTTVLRAISGLARARAGEIRLDGQSLTRARPDRIVAAGVIHVPQGDLLFPGMSVLDNLRMGAYLPEAARDEARRLDEVFTLLPKLRDRQAQTASTLSGGERRMVGIGRGLMAGGRILMLDEPSLGLAPIVIDQIYELVQALAKSGRTILVVEENAIRIADMADRMHLLDNGAIAWSGTGQEFLSSPEIFATYLGG
- a CDS encoding branched-chain amino acid ABC transporter permease — translated: MDIATQILISGLTLGAVYAVSTIGLALIYGALNMLNMAQGGLLALGGYIAMWGMQAMGWPAPLAALAAMAAGAVAGGLIFVAAARPILGGEGFETRIFIATIGIGLMLESVILKTFGPQPQAQSLKLEGGIMIGQVNLPWQNVLIFVTALLMLVLVAGMLNRSRLGRAIRATSMNRDAAQLMGVPIRRIYLTILMLSGALAALSGIMISSMSGLLPNMGADPMLKAFIICVVAGLGNVPGAALTAFAIGMLEAVIQYIFGVQYAFAILLCLVIAVLIWRPQGVFGQKEVVRL
- a CDS encoding branched-chain amino acid ABC transporter permease, whose protein sequence is MIRSPVRRDVVIALVLFLLMLAVPLLTGTRYVLTQLTVFFIWAVVASQWNLVLGVAGIFSLAQMALFAVGAYATAMLAYYIGLMLPAAMLLAALVTVGVSLVIGFACLRLKGPYVALLTLAIGQVMYLLVVNDTACFTTPASGCLPLFGGARGFSRFGDLGFRDLLGSKWYIGHYYTGLVLLLAAQLFCIAIIHGPLGLAFRGLRDNPGLALARGVSRMRYQLWVFGLSAFFTGLAGAFHAAHFGVVGPTAFAFAMLLFILAMIVVGGLGTTWGPLIGAALLMWADEGLREVSDWREIGIGLVLAGCVILFPKGLAGIRFRFGQGRGQRPDAPPAPPPHTRPV
- a CDS encoding sugar phosphate isomerase/epimerase, yielding MKLGFVTDSLGGDSFEGVLETAARLGVAGLEVNTGGWSTAPHFDLALMTRDAGARKAFMKAFADRGLELICLNANGNPLHPTEPHQAECLRDTIRIAGDMGITKIVTMSGLPAGREGDLMPNWVVASWPPETQKILEWQWHEKLIPFWSEMSDLATASGVSQIALEMHGNQCVYNVPSLLKLRDAVGPVIGANLDPSHLFWMGADPLAAAGALGEAIFHVHAKDTFLNAPKQATTSLLENGGLMDIPARSWSYITLGFGHGEEWWRQFCYRLKMAGYDGWLSIEHEDVLLNSREGLEKSITLLRNVMPARDADFRPQAI